The nucleotide sequence AGCGTCGTCAACGAGGTCATCGAGTCGCACACCGGCGAGGGCAACCCCGACGACTGGGACCTCGACGCGATGTGGACCGAGCTCGGCACCCTCTACCCGATCTCGATCACGATCGACGAGGTCATCACCGAGGCCGGGTCGAAGGGCAAGGCGACGCGCGAGTTCCTCGAGCGCGAGATCCTCTCCGACGCCAAGGTGGCCTATACGGCCCGCGAAGAGACCCTCGGCGACTCGGCGATGCGCGAGCTCGAACGCAAGGTGGTGCTGTCGGTGATCGACCGCCGCTGGCGCGACCACCTCTACGAGATGGACTACCTGAAAGACGGCATCGGCCTGCGCGCCATGGCGCAGCGCGATCCGCTCGTCGAGTACCAGCGCGAGGGCTTCGCCCTGTTCCAGAACATGATGGGCGCCATCCGCGAGGAGAGCATCGGGTTCCTCTACAACCTCGAGGTCGAGGTGCAGAGCGAGATCGGCCACGAAGGTCACGACCACGGCCCGATCATCACGGCGAAGGGCCTCGGCGAGGGCGACAACGACGACTCCGTGCTCAACTTCTCTGCTCCCAACGCCGAGGGCGAGGTCGAGGTCCGCGACAAGGCGGGTCACCTCGAGCGTGCCGAGACGGCGCGGGCGCAGCGGCAGCAAGAGCTGACGGAGCGCCTCGCCGCCCCCGAGATCGCGGCCGCACGGGCCACCTCGGGCTCGGCGGAGGCCTCCGGTGGCACCGGCCCGAGCGCCCCGGCGAAGCGCGGCGCCTTCGGCCAGACCACGGCCGGCGACGACGACTCGCAGGTCGCCAACAACCGCGCCGAGCGTCGGGCGCAGAAGCGCCGCTAGCGCGTGGTTCGATCACGAGGGCCCCGGCTGCGTGCCGGGGCCTTCGTGCGTCACGAGGCCGGGCCGCATGGCACGGCCGGCGCGCGGGGCCGGGGCGCGGCGCGCTCGTGTCACAGCACGTGGATCGCCGTGGCCCGCCACCGCGTGCCCATGGTCTCGAGGCGCACGGCCACCGCCCGGCTCCGTGCCCGGCCGTGCATCACGACGACGGCCTCGACCACGTCGTCGCTCGGCCGCGTGAGTCGGACGGCACCCACCGAGAAGCGGGGTCGCTCGGCGGAGGTGCCGCGGGCGCTGCGAGCTCGCGTCGCCAGCACGACCCGCTTGAGCAGGTGCCGGTAGACCTCGTCGTTGACCCAGCGGGCGATCTGCTCGATCTCGCGCGCGCCGGCCAGGATCTCGACCACGCACCGCGCCAGGTTGGTCACGAGCGGTCGCGGGTCGGGCAGGTCGGTCGATTCGGCGTCGGTCGCAGGATCGGCCGGCCCGTCGTCGACACGCGTTCGGCGCCCCCGAGCCGGCGCCGCACCCCCGTCGATGCCGCGCAGCGCTCGCCCTGCGCTCGCCCCGACGCCGACCGTGCCTGATGACCGCCTGGAGGTCGATTGCGGGGGAGGCGCGGACTCGACGGCGGCGCTGCAGGCACCGCCCGGGGTGGCCTGCAGGATCGACTCGGCGTGTGACGACGTGGTCATGCGAACTGCT is from Frondihabitans australicus and encodes:
- a CDS encoding Rv3235 family protein; protein product: MTTSSHAESILQATPGGACSAAVESAPPPQSTSRRSSGTVGVGASAGRALRGIDGGAAPARGRRTRVDDGPADPATDAESTDLPDPRPLVTNLARCVVEILAGAREIEQIARWVNDEVYRHLLKRVVLATRARSARGTSAERPRFSVGAVRLTRPSDDVVEAVVVMHGRARSRAVAVRLETMGTRWRATAIHVL